tataggcAAGGGTGATTGGCGCTAACACAACAATCTGAGAAGAGAgagcacatgtacagtacacttgTAACAAAGATCAacatagaaataaaagacaacagtATCAAGAAATAAACTCCTTCTTATGGCAACACAAGATATGGCATATACTGTAGGACTGTGCCTAAGGAAACTACTTTATTCACCTCGAAAGAAAAGGTCTGCAAAAAACTAACTGTTATCTCGGTGATACTGACGGTCTGTCTTTGTAAACATTCTCTGTTCTAGGCCTCGGATTCGGATTGGTCGGTGGTGACGCTGCCGTTCAGCTCGCCCAACCCTGGTTGCTCCTGGATGTCGGTCATCTCTCCGACGATGAACGTCGGCTCCCCTCCTTTGCTGTTGGCTGAACCGCTGTCCGGCTGCTTGGACGCCTGGTTGGTCAGGGTGGGCTCTTCATCCAGCCTGCTGGAGATTGACCAGTAGAGGTGAGCATCAAGCCTGGCTGCAGCCAACGAGAGCTCTCGTGCTGAGCAGGAGGGTGTGTCCACCTGGGGAGGGCAAATTTAAGAACTGAGCACTATGTTTGAATATCCACTTGGTGAACAGATATTAGCATTAACAAGATGCTGAAGAAATAGAAGTACAGAGAAGTACATAAACTTGATGCTGAAGTAAAAGTGCAAGCACCTGCTCAACCTTTTAGGGATTCGAAATTTTAGCTGAATTACCTACTTCaccatttttctctttcattgttttttaattctaaaGACTAAAGACTTCCATGGTGTCTTGGTAAAGCAAGGACTTTGAATTTTCACACCGTGTACAGTATTTGATGTGAGTTACTTCTGCATCTGGATTtactttctttaaaatattaaatattaataataattaagtatGTAAAGGGTAAATTGctctcactgctgtgtgtgtacagcaaCCACAATATAACCTATGACTCTAGGTGCATGTGATCACTTTAAACTACAAAGATCggacatgtttttgtttgtatattgTATCATCTGTAAAAATTCAGGCTAATTAAAGTGTCAGTATGCATCCATGGAATGAATATTCTGAATATTCTCTCGGCAAAGTTAAACCTAAAAAATACTAGTTCCTACgtttcccagcatgcctttCAACAAGCCCCAGAGAATGTGAGAATTCAGCTGCTGGTCACACATGTAGGTGGAGACAGGAATAGGGATAACAGAAGAAGAGTTGTTCCAGTTTTCCTCAGTCAGAAATCTTGTTTCTACAGTGAATTGTTTACTGCTGATGCTTTAACATTGTTGACATATTTTCTACTAACAAATTATGACCACAAGCAAACTGACCACGAAATGTCCCGTTTATTGAATCAACTTTGTATATCTCTATATAATTATAAAGTGCTGAAGTTATCCCAAGTtattataatacaataaatctTTGGAGTTTGTTCATACAGTTTCAAATGAAATGCCACCTTAATAATAAGCTCTTATCGCACCAGTTTCGAGAGACAGTACCTCAAACGTGTGATGAAAGGCTCCGTAGTCAATGTCAAAGAAACCCTCTGCCAGAGACATCATCGGGCTGAACCTGTGACCCCACAACACCTCTTCTGCTAGATAGGAGCTCCTTGCCTGGCACGTCAttcctgcacacaaacaaacaaacacaagcaaagcGATGAGCACATAAATTCATGCCTGGACAACATTTCTTCAGCCCCTAAggaaacataaaatgaaataactAGGATTATCTCTGCTGAGAAGAAGAGTGACAGAGCACCTTAAACTCTGATGCAGACATTCTGCAGTTAATTCACCCATTTGATCACAAAACATCTACTGCTGCTTCGTGCAGGAGAGAGATGACTGTCAGCTACGTCTCTGTAACTCTCTTACTAAGAGAATCAATATTTGAAGTAGGCAGAGAGTCCACCTTTACCTCGTGGAGATGCATCATGAATAGCTGTGATAAGTGAAATGTTGCCAAACAATGAGGAATTGCTGAGTTTATTATCCTCTCAGAATGAGATCGACATGAGGTAATATGAGACGTgggtaaagaaaataaatccttATAGGATGCTAACAAACCAGCTACTTGTTCCTACCAGACTATCAGACTGCAGCcaacaacaggaaacacaatCACAGatataacatactgtagatacactTTACTTTTAATCTCTGAGGGGAGCAGTGAGCAGAGGTAGATGTGTTTTCCAGCTGCAAAACAATAACGTTTAGACTACAGTGTTGATATATACGATTGAAAATACCTTGTCACATTTTAGGCATTTAACTCATGATTTATCAGTGACTAACAGTGAGTTAGCACAGCCGAGCTCAGAGCATTGCTTAAGGACGGATGAGTGATCACTGACACACTCTGGCTAACATGGAGATAGAAATAGTTTTGGATAATCTATCTGCCTGCTAATACACTTTATtgcatgttctgtttttaatctcTCCCGATACAGAAATGTATAAAGACTGCTCCATGAATCAATCAAGGGGTGAAAACATACCGTGTACGATAACACACTCTGctatttttaaacatatatatgTAGATTTTACCTATGATTGAAACACCATACGGCTCCAAAAGCCCACTCAGTGActgagaagagatggagagcTCTTAAACTAAAAATTGCTGATCTAAAAATCCTGGAAGAGGAATTTCATTTTCTAATGGACAACTTTGGATGATATGCTTTCTGTAAAACAGTGATGGCATTTCTGTTATATCAGACAGTTGTGTGAATCTACAAGATTCATTTTCTAATGCTCGGTTTCTGTTGTTGTAGCCAAACACTTACCATTAGAACTTTTTAGtcatattaaattataaataacataCATCTTGTTTCCCTGAGTAATGAAATGACAAATTCACTGCACGATGATTTTTGTATAGCTCTTTGTTTTACatccacattttcatttcacagacaCCAGTACAAATGTTTTGCTGTTCTGTTATTTACATGTTGCATTTTGTGATGATTTTATTGATACTGTGCTAAAAACGAACCTACTTAATCGTCTCTGAATAGTCTTAttactttacagtacatcattCTTGGAATACACCTGTCAGATGTTGGTTAGAGGCACAGGAGAAATGATTTACTTGGGACAGATGGATGGTTTCATTGTTTGCGTTCTCTTTAGTATGTTTAATTCATTCCTCACCAGTGGCTTCCACCATTCCCTCCAGGATGACCACGATCTCGAAGTCCTCCTTCTCCAGCTGTGCCTGCGACATGTCCCAGAAGGGTGAGTGTGCATCGATCTCATGGGAGATCACCAATGGTGAGACCAGGAAGAGACGATCATCTCCTGTCTCAAAGCCCACACTGATGTCTGTCTGGTCCAGAGGGATAAACTCACCTGAGGGAGACAATAAAATGAGAGGTGAGGAGCTTTTTCTTTATCAAAATGTGGCTGCACCTTTTATTTATCGAGATTTGTTATAGTTAAGGGGAATCGGTGTCAGTATTAACCCTGTGTTCCAGTTGTCTCACCTTCCTGAGTCTGTTTCGACTTAATGAGTTTGGCCCTCATGTTGGCCCCTACGATGTGGGAACTACGCAGGTCGCCAACTCTGAACATCAGACAGAGCTTGTCGTCTCTCAGAGAGATGACGGCGTGTTTGGAGAACACCAGAGTCTCTGCTCGTTTGTTGGGCTGTGAGATCTTCACAAACATGCAGCCGACCTGGAAGGACATGAGAACAGGAGGGGAAATGATGGAGCCTGGAACATTTGCACAAACTGGAAAAGCATTACTGGTAAATGAATGGTATCTCTTGTTATTTATCATATATAATTAACTCGTCAGCTTAAAAAGTCAAATAGTGCTGATGTGGACAATTACAGCGGGAACCCATGCACTGTGAGAGctgcacattcattttcttcaaAAGAGCTTGCTCCTAGTTTTCAATGTCTAAAAAAGTAATGACATTTGAATTAACCTCAGACTCAATCACATTTTCATGTGCGTAGTGGAAACAGCCCACGTTTACATCAGTTGCTAATGGCTTGTTTCCAAAATGCATAAACACGATTCTGCCTGGACAGGACGTCAGCGTGTGGATTTATTCTcatcaaaagagagaaaaatacagcaCAGCTCCGTCAGCACTTCAAAAAAATGCATTCACAGTTCTCTGTAGGctaaaaaaagtatatttatttttgattccATCAGGCAGTATGTACTATAcctgcacatttgttttctacagATTTCTAAGATATGTTCCAGAACCAGTGCTCACCATGAAGGCATTGACCATTGATCCCAGTATAGCTTGCAATAGCAGCAGCATAGTGCCCACTGGACACTGGTCAGTGATGACACGGTGGCCGTAGCCAATGGTGGTCTCTGTCTCAATGGAGAAGAGGAAGGCGGAGATAAAGCCGTTGACATTGTTGACACATGGTGTCCACGCCTCATCTTCCAGATGGTCCAAATCACCCCTTGGGAAGAAAATGAGAAGATTGCGTGAAAAAGGGAAGGGGGAGGGTGACAAAGTGGGtgtaaagagagaaaaatagacagagagcaagaggatttatatttttagaacAGAGGtgcagaaatatacagtatgtttacaaGACGACTCATCTCTCCCTTTATATTTACCATCTCTTTTCAGTTAATTCCTGTAGTGAATGGGAAGTAGTCCTATTAATCTAACATTCAACTGGTTTTCAGTCCTGTGCCACAAAGAGAGTGCAGAATGTCTTTCCAAACAGACACTACACAAGCTAATGTCCCTGATGAACACACCTCCAGCCAGACAGGAAGGGCTAATTAATGGAAGTGgtgttaaataatttatatgaTCTATGACTTTTATTGACCTGTGTTGGTGACCAAGGAATTACAGCAACACCGACAGCTCTCTGGCACCGCTTAGGGTGgacagtaattaataaaaaaaaaaaggtcacggCTTTACGAGAGGAATACATTTGCCAAATTAGAGTGGGGATCCAGCAGGCACATCTAGTGAAGAGGTAACACATCCTGATTAAATACACTGTAATATTAATACTGCTTTATCGTCTGCTTTTTTGGCTGAAACATTTGCCTTTGTTGCAGAAATGCATCACAGTGCTGGCCACTCATAGCATCCTCCTCTATCTGTGAAATGGCAGTGTTGTCATATGATAATTTCATTAaaggaaattacattttcagaaatatgaatatttgctttcttgccaaGAGTTAAATGAGGACATATCACTCTAGTCTCTGTCTGGTTCTATGACGTTACAGCCTATCAACCCCTCTTGGGTCTACTGAATAACACATTATTTCTTAAATGTCATACTTAATTTTGTACGGGTAAAACAAAGCTAAGCGGACATTGTCCTGGCCATGAGATCTTCTTGTCTAACTCAAAGTAAGACAGTAAAAAGGCAGGTCAAACTATTCCCTGATGttaaaaggaggagaagaggagaaggtgaagaggagaaagtATGTACTGTAGTTAATTAATGGTAAAACCATGATTTAGCAAAATTTGCAACGATATCTGgaagtgatttttaaaatcaccCAATTGTCTTTTTGGACCATGCAAGTTTGATTCATCTTCATTGTGACTGGAATTATAAATGAGAATTTGCAGATTCATCCATGGCTCAAGAGatccaaataaataaacctcTATCCTTTGCTCTTGACTCTTACCTGCAGTAGGCTATGAGGTACCAAATGGCCCCAAAGAAGAGCCATGTGACAGCGTAGGCCATGACAAAGACGAAGAGCGAGCAACGCCAGTTGAGATCCACCAACGTGGTGAAGATATCAGTCAGGTAACGGTAAGTCTCCCGCATGTTGCCGTGCTGCACATTGCAGCGACCGTTCTTCTCCACGTAGCGTTGCCTCTTACGCCG
The window above is part of the Anabas testudineus chromosome 17, fAnaTes1.2, whole genome shotgun sequence genome. Proteins encoded here:
- the kcnj9 gene encoding G protein-activated inward rectifier potassium channel 3; protein product: MALENSVFPSRPDSLSLPVEGKVEGEDVEVATEATASTGVFNLSEELGHVVTTESAPSPQTPAKVNRSFQSKLAEREAKANQHRKKTQGPEKERGRFGWARARRKRQRYVEKNGRCNVQHGNMRETYRYLTDIFTTLVDLNWRCSLFVFVMAYAVTWLFFGAIWYLIAYCRGDLDHLEDEAWTPCVNNVNGFISAFLFSIETETTIGYGHRVITDQCPVGTMLLLLQAILGSMVNAFMVGCMFVKISQPNKRAETLVFSKHAVISLRDDKLCLMFRVGDLRSSHIVGANMRAKLIKSKQTQEGEFIPLDQTDISVGFETGDDRLFLVSPLVISHEIDAHSPFWDMSQAQLEKEDFEIVVILEGMVEATGMTCQARSSYLAEEVLWGHRFSPMMSLAEGFFDIDYGAFHHTFEVDTPSCSARELSLAAARLDAHLYWSISSRLDEEPTLTNQASKQPDSGSANSKGGEPTFIVGEMTDIQEQPGLGELNGSVTTDQSESEA